tttatcatgatataaggaaatataaataacaactttattattgcctctagggcatatttccttcagtggattggtagaaatacttttgttaaggtttgtgattcccgaagcatgcacgtatggtgaaccgttatgtgatgaagtcggagcatgatttatttttgattgtcttccttatgagtggcggtcggggacgagcgatggtcttttctaccaatctattcccccaggatcatgcgtattagtactttgtttcgatggctaataaacttttgcaataagtagcgagttctttatgactaatgttgagtccatggattatacacactctcacccttccatcattgctagcctcttcggtaccgtgcattgccctttctcacctcgagagttagtgcaaacttcgcaggtgcatctaaaccccgtgatatgatacgctctatcacacataagcctccttatatcttcctcaaaacatccaccaaagctacctatcatggcatttccatagccattccaagatatattgccatgcaacttccatcatgaacatatacatgacttgagcattcattatcatattgccttgcatgatcataagatagctagtatgatattttcatggcttgtccgttttttgatatctttgctatgctagatcattgcacatcctggtacactgccagaggcattcatatagagccatacttTGTTCCAGATATCgacttgtaatattgagttgtaagtaaataaaagtgtgatgatcatcattattagagcattgccccagtgaggaaaggatgatggaggctatgattccctcacgtcaggatgagacttcggacttacaaaaataaaaagaggccaaagagccgaaaataaaaaaagaggccaaagagaccaaaataaaaaatataaaaagaaaaagaaaaaatgagagaaaaagagagaaggggcaatgttactatccttttaccacacttgtgcttcagagtagcaccatgttcttcatatagagagtctcttgagttatcacttccatatactagtgggaattttcattatagaacttggcttgtatattccgatgatgggcttcatcaatgcccgaggtcttcatgagcaagcaagttggatgcacacccacttagttttcagtttgagctttcatacactcatagctcttagtgcatccgttgcatggcaatccctactcctcgcattgacatcaattgatgggcatctccataacccattgattagccgcgtcgatgtgatactttcttcttttttgtcttcttcatgcaacctccaccatcatattctattccaactatagtgctatatccatggctcacgctcatgtattgcgtgaaagttgaaaaggcttgagaacattagaagtatgaaacaatttcttggcttgtcatcggggttgtgcatgatgaaatactttgtgtggtgaagatggaccatagccagactatatgattttgtagggatagctttctttggccatgttattttgaaaagacgtgattgctttattagtatatctgaagtattattgtctttatgtcaaatgatagaatattgctttgaatcacttgtatcttaatattcatgccatgattagattatatgatcaagattatgctaggtagcattccacatcaaaaattacctttttatcatttacctttaggacgagcaggaattaagcttggggatgctgatacgtctccgttgtatctataatttttgattgtctcatgccaatattctacaactttcatatacttttggcaactttttatactatttttgggactaacatattgatccagtgcccagtgccagttcctgtttgttgcatattttttgtttcgcagaatatccataccaatcaaagtccaaacgcgataaaaacttacgaagttttttttggaatatatgtgatttttgggaaaaagaatcaacgcaagacaGTGCCCGAGGGGCCAACAAGCCCTAGGGGTGCGCCCCTACCCTGGGCGTGCCTAAGGGGcttgtggacaccccgtaaggcggttggtgcccttcttcggctgcaagaaagctaatatccgaataaaaatcatgttaaaatttcatccaaatcggagttacggatctctgggaatttaagaagcggtgaaaggccagaatcgggagcgcagaaatagaaggaaacacacacacatagagagagagagagaaagaNNNNNNNNNNNNNNNNNNNNNNNNNNNNNNNNNNNNNNNNNNNNNNNNNNNNNNNNNNNNNNNNNNNNNNNNNNNNNNNNNNNNNNNNNagagagagagagagagagagagagaaagagagaaagagagagagagagagagagagatcgaatctcggagggggctcccgcccctccgccgccatggaggccaaggaccagaggggaaaccctcctcccatctagggggaggttaaggaagaagaagaagaaggaggggggctctctccccctctctactggtggcaccggaacaccgccgggcaatcatcgtgtgacggcgatctacaccaacacctccatcatcttccccaatgataacccacaagtataggggatcgcaacagttttcgagggtagagtattcaacccaaatttattgattcgacacaaggggagccaaagaatatttgcaagtattagtagctgagttgtcaattcaaccacacctggagattaattatttgcagcaaagtgatcagtagcaaagtagtatgatagttttgatagtagtagcaacaacaataataacagtaacagtgatagcaatgattttgtaggaaGTGCAATAGGAAcagcaacaatagtaacttagcaaaaacaatataagagaaattcgtaggcattggatcggtgaattcgttcGATGATATCGAGAAGTAAGAAAGGAACGTTCCACCAGGCTCTCTTAGAGTTTAGCGACTCTCGACCGTCCGATCGATTTCCTGATGCGTTTTCGCCCGTCGGATCTCGCTTTGGGACGATCTGGACCGCTGGATCAAAAACTGATGATATAGCAATGAGTAGCGTCGATCGCCGTGCCACCGCTTGTAAAACTGGACGGCCGCCGAGGGCATTTTGGTCATTTCGCATACGGGTATAAATCAACGGCAAACTCCCGTGCTAAAACCTAGCGGCCTCCTCATCCTCCCACacgcgcgcctccttcctcctctcgcacccgcgcctccctctcctcttcctctcgcccctcgcgccgccactactgcctccttccccgccgccgctCGGCCTCCTACCCTCATGTCCTCCTCCTTCCACCCCCTCCGATCTGGCGCCACCCAAACCCCAACCCCCCGCCCTGGCTCTGGCTCCCGCCGGAGGGTAGGAGGAATGGCGAGGCGAGGCAAAGGCGGCGGCGTATGGGACGTGTCGTGGGGAGGTGTGGCCCAGGGGGTCGGCGCAGCCACGGCTTCTCGTCGTCTCCGCCGTCACCTGGGCGCTGCCATGGGAGAGCTCGAGCTCGAAGGGGGAGCAGCGGGGAGAGGAACGTGAGGCCATGGGGGAGGAAGAAGATGGCCCCCCTCGTTCCCAAGGTTGGTCTTCGCGTGACGCTGGTTAAGGTAGTTTCTTTCCTCGAATCCAATTTCTTTTGGTTGCCGTCGGTGTTCTTGACTAATTTTGGATCTCGTTTGCCTACAGATCTTTCTATTCTTGCTCCCTATGCGTCAGATATGTTGTTGTGTTCCTTGATCTGTAATTGCTTGTTGTTTTCAAGTGTCTCAGTTTTGGTTACCTGAAGCTAATCCATGAATTGCTCCTTTCCCCCTTGCAGGTTGGTCTGCTGTCAGCAGGTGCTCATGTTTCTCGTCGGTTCGTCCTGCTGCCTCTTCGGTCATCGCTCTACAGGTCAACCCATTTTCTCCTTGACCTCTCAGCTCTCCAGGCCTGCGCTTGCGTTATTGCGGTCGTGTATCTTCCTTGTGTTCTTATTGGTAGAAAGCTGGCGTCTAAGAGTGTCATTCTTTGCTTGTATTTTTGTGCTTTTGTCACTTATATGAATCTTGGTGGGACCTAAATTCCTTCTATACATTTCTGCCATGTGATGCTGATTTGTTTGTTGGAACTGCTCGCATGTGCCATGTTGTTGGAGCTACCGAACAAGCCACTATCGTTGCAGATATCCGTTGGACAGTAGTTGTAGTAGTCAGGTGACGACAAGATGCAGCCATTTGTATGGcttgtttgttttgttttcttgtttGCCTGTCTTGTTCTTCAGGCTATGAAAGAGGCCAATGGCCTGGCAAATAGAGTCCATAAAAATTGTTCGTTACCATGCAGCTGGGGTAGATGTGTTGTCAGGAAGGTGCAATCTGTATAAAACATGGCCTCTGTCTATGTCTTTGTCTGGTTCATTAGTCATGCTCTTCTTCGGCCATCCTTCGTTAGTTTATTTATTTCATTTATTATGTGTAGATCTAGGAGAGATGCCTATGATCATTCCTTTCCTGCCAATGTCATATTTTTCCCCTATCAACGAGGCGATTCTCTTTATAAAGCATGGCTTGCATTTCAGATGAATAGGTTGCTATATTACTAGAGTAGTGCTTGATCTGGTCTTCTACCATTGGACTCGTCATGGATTGTTTGTGTTTTCTCAACCTTTTTCCCCGCTGGAAGGAGGGACATCCTTGATCGGAGGGGGCTCTGCAGGGCACATGATGCATATTCTATAAGTATTTTTCTGTGGTTCATTTGTTGTTTCACCCGCTGAACAGTGCTTTGTCAATTTAGGGACATCGCCGGCTATAGCACGATCCAGTACATGGTGCCATATAGGATACTAAGGTCATAGATTCAGATTCGTTTGGCCCCCTAAAGGCAAAGTATGCTTAATTATGAATATGTTGGACTGCTATAGTGTGTTGCCTAATTAGTTACCAGATTAATTTTGGTTCTATTTTTCTGCTGCTGACGGGCGTGCGAATTAAGGTTCAGGGTGTGCCTTGGACTCAGAATTCTTACTACTTTATACTGGATGTGGTGGTCTTATTAGTTAGTCAGAGCCTCATATGGTTAGGGTGCATATCCGGTTAGAACCGAGTCATTCATGCATTCTTAGAATATTTCATGTGTATTTATTTGTTTGAGGTGTGTTTAGCTGATTTCCCTTCGGCCATTTTCATTACATAAAACAAACACTATGGTTgacatctttccctaataataaagcggcTATCGCTTCTGCCCCGCCTGTTTACCGTCGCGGCACTTTTGCAAATAGTCCCTGTAGTTTTGGAAATTCAACCCGCTGTTCCTTTACAAGTGAGAAACGTTGGAATTTTGCGTGAGAAACCCTGTAGTTTCTTATATTCAACCCGCAATCCTAAACGTTCTGCAGTGCGAGGAAGATGAGCAGATAGGGCGTGGCGAtatggcggctgcggcggcggcctgCTCATCCAGAGAAAGAGAGAGACAGGGCGTGAGGGAGAGAGGAAAGAGAGGGGAAAAAGGAGAAGGAGCAGGGGCGCAAGGTGAGGGAGGGATCTGGCGGATGGTGCGGGAggcggtcgccggcggtggcgcctCTGGTGACGGGCCGGCGGGTAGGGCGGCGAGCTCCTGTTGAGGCGGCGGGGCTTGGTGCGGGCCGGTTCCTCTGGATCGAGCCTTGGCTGTCCCGAGGCGTGCTCTTGCGGGCTTGGATCGGGGGGTGCTCTGCTGTCCCAACTAATCAACTACAGGTCCAGAACAAATCGGCGCTGGATTCGTCGACGTAGCCGCCACCCAGCGCCGGCCATCTCGCCCGAGCACGCGACAAATCAAGGGATGCCAAGGAGGAGCGAATAAGCGAAGCAAGGGGCGAGCGTTCTGCTGCA
Above is a window of Triticum dicoccoides isolate Atlit2015 ecotype Zavitan chromosome 5B, WEW_v2.0, whole genome shotgun sequence DNA encoding:
- the LOC119312301 gene encoding uncharacterized protein LOC119312301; its protein translation is MGEEEDGPPRSQGWSAVSRCSCFSSVRPAASSVIALQCEEDEQIGRGDMAAAAAACSSRERERQGVRERGKRGEKGEGAGAQGEGGIWRMVREAVAGGGASGDGPAGRAASSC